From the Calliopsis andreniformis isolate RMS-2024a chromosome 4, iyCalAndr_principal, whole genome shotgun sequence genome, one window contains:
- the LOC143178539 gene encoding uncharacterized protein LOC143178539: protein MCARISNLIACMNSSDQRISYEKMKAMLECESLTHRKVRRHSWSHRSLAHVRTQKYTFSVGGRRMAPTRAYLRIPVSPWLTSQHETLVSPRIVRFCTSHRHPFNAFLSRQAGGIERERG from the exons ATGTGTGCGAGAATTTCAAATCTAATCGCCTGCATGAACAGTAGCGATCAGCG TATATCGT ACGAAAAAATGAAAGCTATGCTTGAATGCGAGAGCTTGACGCATCGGAAA gtTAGGCGTCACAGTTGGTCGCATCGCTCGCTTGCCCACGTACGAACACAGAAGTATACCTTCTCCGTGGGCGGTCGCAGGATGGCGCCTACTCGTGCATACCTGCGCATACCTGTGAGCCCGTGGCTAACCTCGCAGCACGAAACTCTCGTTTCACCGAGAATCGTCCGATTTTGTACGTCACACCGTCACCCCTTTAACGCTTTCCTCTCGCGACAGGCTGGGGGAATAGAGAGGGAACGCGGCTAG